Proteins found in one Streptococcus criceti HS-6 genomic segment:
- a CDS encoding transcriptional regulator GutM, producing MNYIYTFAAFVVLAYLVQVILGLRQLKHFNQVYARLRQKGRVAIGRNSGRIKAGTIVMFAIDKQGTVLEAQKMQGVTIAAKFKPMPAYLGQDIHYFDHYNPLVRQENKLLQAAIEDARDIFLKTEAGVYRDAPQSSPFSDLGLRAKLFLARLKNHTQ from the coding sequence ATGAATTATATCTATACTTTTGCGGCCTTTGTAGTACTTGCCTACCTTGTGCAAGTAATCTTAGGCCTGCGACAGCTCAAACATTTCAACCAAGTTTATGCCCGCTTACGGCAAAAAGGCCGTGTTGCGATTGGCCGTAATTCGGGGCGGATTAAGGCTGGAACCATTGTCATGTTTGCTATTGATAAACAGGGGACGGTCCTAGAGGCACAAAAAATGCAAGGGGTCACAATCGCAGCTAAATTTAAACCCATGCCAGCTTATCTTGGTCAGGACATTCATTACTTTGATCACTATAATCCTTTGGTTCGCCAAGAGAATAAATTGCTGCAGGCAGCCATTGAAGATGCTCGGGATATCTTTTTAAAAACAGAGGCTGGTGTTTATCGCGATGCTCCACAATCGAGTCCGTTTTCAGATCTCGGCTTGCGTGCTAAGCTCTTCTTGGCCCGCTTGAAAAATCATACACAGTAA
- the srlA gene encoding PTS glucitol/sorbitol transporter subunit IIC yields MNYVTKFAEGFMKLFQSGGETFMSWMTSIVPVVLMLLVAMNALIALLGEERVNKLAAISASNPISRYMILPFISAFMLGNPMAISMGRFMPEYYKPSYVASQMQFCHTSNGVFPHINPGELFVWLGIASGIKTLGLSQMDLAIRYMLVGIIMNFLAGWITDFTTAWVCKQQGVSLSKSLNS; encoded by the coding sequence ATGAATTACGTTACGAAATTTGCTGAGGGCTTTATGAAGCTCTTCCAGTCAGGCGGTGAAACCTTCATGTCTTGGATGACAAGTATTGTTCCGGTTGTCCTCATGCTTCTGGTCGCCATGAATGCCTTGATTGCTCTCCTAGGTGAGGAGAGGGTTAATAAGCTGGCTGCGATTTCTGCCAGTAACCCGATCAGTCGTTACATGATCCTACCCTTCATCTCAGCTTTCATGCTGGGGAATCCTATGGCAATTAGTATGGGACGCTTCATGCCGGAATACTACAAGCCTAGCTATGTTGCCTCACAAATGCAATTCTGTCATACCTCGAACGGTGTGTTCCCTCATATCAATCCAGGTGAACTCTTTGTTTGGTTAGGGATTGCTTCGGGAATCAAAACTTTGGGATTAAGCCAGATGGATTTGGCAATCCGCTATATGCTGGTAGGGATTATTATGAATTTCCTTGCTGGCTGGATTACGGACTTTACAACCGCTTGGGTTTGTAAGCAACAAGGTGTTAGCTTGAGCAAGTCATTGAACAGTTGA